The Bdellovibrionales bacterium genomic interval ATGAACTGGGGACTAACGGGGGCCTTTGTAGCTTTACTGCTGATGTTTGTTTTAATCCCAGTGCTGGGATTTATCGCTTTTAAGTCCTATATGGAAAAAAACCATCCAAAAAAGCGCGTCGAGGAATTCTATGTAGCATTAGGAATTATCAAGGTCTTCGCGATGATCTCCGTTTTTTGGGCTCTATTTGACCAGCACGCTTCGACCTGGGTGGTACAGGCGAGTCAAATGGTGAAAAAAACAAATATCTTTGGTTATGAATTCGAGATTTTAGAATCACAGGTATCTGCGGTAAACCCGGTATTTGTTATGTTATTGATCCCAGTTTTTACATTCGGTGTTTATCCATTTTTAGAAAGATTTTTTCCTTTTACGGCACTTCGTCGTATGGGTTGGGGTTTTATGGTCGCCGCCACCGGATTTGCGGCCGCGGCATTTGTGCAGTATCCGTTGGATCAAGGAGGACAGGTTCATATTCTATGGCAAGGGGTTCAGTACTTTTTGATGACTGTGGCTGAAGTGATGATCTCAATTACAGGTTTAACTTTTGCTTACACACAAGCTCCAAAGTCGATGAAATCTGTCATTATGAGCTTCTGGCTATTAACGGTTTTTATTGGTAATTTGCTAACGGCGGTCGTTGTTAAGGTTAGCATGTTCCCTGTTGGCTCCGGAAACTTCTATATGTTTTTTGCGGGACTGATTTTTCTCGCGGGATTAATTTTCGCATTCTTAGTTCGCAACCATCAGGTGCGCGATTACATGGAAGCCTAGATTTTTTTGAGGAAGATAGTATCGCGAGTTTTCTGATGGGCAATTCGCCCATCAGAAGCTTTGACTTTTAATTGAGGCACATTTTTTCCATCGCTTTCACTTCGTATTGGGCCGGTCCAACGAGGCCATTTGGTGTATCCACCGCTTTTAAATACACATCGAACTGGCAGTTCCCGACGTTAACAGTCACAACGTCTGCATTGAGTCTGATCTGTTGAATGACGCCGCTCGCTTCAGATCCCACTTCTTTAAGAGCGGTTTCGATTTTTTTAACGGATGCAAAGTAGGGCGGGAGTGCGGCGTGTGCGCTTCCGAAAACTCCTAAAATGGCTAGAAAAATAACTGACTTCATAGATTCCCTCCGGAATGGTTGTTGGTGTTTGAGTCGTAAAACCGAAAGCGATCGTCCGCAAACTTTATAAAATTCCCAATAAAAGTGACAAAAAGTGGCTTGTGATATCTTCAAAAACGACCAATAGGGGAGGGAATCTCTCTAGAATTCAATATATTAGAGAGTAAGTAGGAACACCTTCTGCAACTCATTTCTTTGACTGAATTTTAGAAACCTAATTTGGGAGGATTCCTATGACTAAAACTATCGCTCTTGCGCTCATCACCGCTGTGGCTTTTACGGCTTGCGGTCGCTCCAGCCATAAAGCACCACTCAACAGAAACCTAAGACACAATCAACAGCAGCAAGGTGATAAAGCAAAGGCGGAGCTCGTTTCTTCTGTAGAAACGCGCCTCACCGGAATTTATGGGAGTCTGAATGCTTTTAAAACTCTTTCGTCTTCTGAGCTTTCCAAAAAACTCCAAAGTGATTTGAAGGGCGTGACCTTAACTTTAGAATCTGTCCAGAATGAAATTAGCGGCGATGAGTACATGAGTGCCAACTTAAGCACGGTTAAAAAATCCGATAAAAAATGCGATGTTAAAAACAATCAACAAACAGCTTACCTCAAATCGGCCGTGCTCTCGAAAGACAATAAGTCGACATCGAACCTTCGCTGTTTAGAAGACGATTGCAAAAATGTTTTGTTGATTATCGAAGATCGCAAAGAGATCAAAATTGGAAATCGCACCGAGATCGATTACGGTGTCATGGCTGTCGTTCTTAAAAAAGGTAATGACAATAAATATAACCCGATAACTATTAACTCTGATTTGATTTCTAAAGTTTCTTCGTCCGAGGACGGTGCTCTTCGCTGTGCGGAGCAAGTGCTTGGTGAAATGAATCGCGGAAATGAGCAAGCTCCGCAAGTGGATATCGCCCAAATCATCCGTCAAGATAACGAACGTCAGACGGCGGAGTCTCAGATTCAAATGCTTTCGGCCGATCCGTTAGCGACCCCTTAAATCACTCTTAAAATTAATATCCATCTCAAAAGAGGAACCTTCGGGTTCCTTTTTTTTTGTCATTTTGACGGGGCTCCTGGATTGAGGTCGAGGCCTATGGCCTGGCTGTCTCAATCTGAAACAAAGTTCTCGATTTTCTGGGCTTTTAAGCCTCTAAATATTTATCTTTTTGCTCAAACTGTCGATAAGTGAAGTGTTCGGATTTTATGAAAAATCCAGAATTGGGCCACGAAAACAACTTATCGAGATTGATGGTAAACATAAAAGGTTTTATTCATTTTATTTTACTCTTCGCGATGTCATTCTTGTCCGCGACGGTTTCCTTTGCGCAGACCG includes:
- a CDS encoding oligopeptide:H+ symporter — translated: MATTAVASQKFPPQIKYIVGNEGCERYSYYGMRSILQIFMIQFLFVNLMPEEQAKEHATEVMHLFMGVCYLLPLFGSLIADYVWGRYKTILFLSLFYCLGHGTLAAFENSVTGVYVGLGLIALGSGGIKPCISAFLGDQFRLDQKTLLDKVYYLFYFMINFGSFFSTIFTPLTLKYYGPSVAFGIPGILMFIATFIFWLGRKQYVKVPPSGADGDSFWAILVKGIFHNLKFGTGSKTVASVGVLALSAFVVYAAMNWGLTGAFVALLLMFVLIPVLGFIAFKSYMEKNHPKKRVEEFYVALGIIKVFAMISVFWALFDQHASTWVVQASQMVKKTNIFGYEFEILESQVSAVNPVFVMLLIPVFTFGVYPFLERFFPFTALRRMGWGFMVAATGFAAAAFVQYPLDQGGQVHILWQGVQYFLMTVAEVMISITGLTFAYTQAPKSMKSVIMSFWLLTVFIGNLLTAVVVKVSMFPVGSGNFYMFFAGLIFLAGLIFAFLVRNHQVRDYMEA